A single region of the Novosphingobium sp. SL115 genome encodes:
- a CDS encoding TonB-dependent siderophore receptor, with amino-acid sequence MMKKSAFKAALAVGVSFGLMPMAAFAQAAPAEEQAQAAEGLVVIGQRQQYRGDVPLAEIPQTVQVLDAKTLDDLNITRLDAALDLASGIAKQNNFGGLWDSFAVRGFAGDENFPSGFLVNGFNGGRGYGGPRDASNIEKIEILKGPNGAVFGRGEPGGTVNITTKKARTDDTFGSFAISGGSFNNYRVEADYNLAISDTIALRVNGAAQDGDSFRDTVHSTKYVASPSILFKPSNSTSLSYEMEFVDNKVPFDRGVLAVGGKLGVIPNSRFLGEPGDGPTRVNVLGHQLQFQQKLGGDWYFLAGAGYRDTSFTGFGTQAELGLGRQSLDNDFTNLTRQRIFRDYNTTNTSVRAEISGKVYTGPLTHHVLLGADWDRFHIDTLQRRYRGPNYTPGTALTAANNAINIFNPVYGQRPTPTATTINTDEVQKSYGIYFQDQVDLTDKLKLRFGGRFDHFNQVLANRANGIVTNSTKKRFSPTAGALYQVTDVISIYGGYGQGFRPNSGVNAAGTPFAPEYSKSYEVGMRFAAPGDAISGTIAAYTMKKNNILTADPANAGFSIAGGEAKSKGIEADFNAKLPGDISILANYAYTDAFWTTTSADKDFGFLILPGDRLINIPKHAANLIVSKGFMIGENRFTFGGGVNYVGKRLGETASTFELPGYVTARLMASLELSDGVKITGDVTNLFDKQFYAASYSQYWINPGSPRAFTVKATFSF; translated from the coding sequence ATGATGAAGAAGTCCGCTTTCAAGGCCGCACTGGCGGTCGGAGTTTCGTTTGGCCTGATGCCCATGGCTGCCTTTGCGCAAGCCGCTCCGGCAGAAGAGCAGGCGCAAGCCGCAGAAGGTCTGGTCGTTATCGGCCAGCGCCAGCAATATCGCGGCGATGTGCCGCTGGCTGAAATTCCCCAGACCGTTCAGGTGCTTGACGCCAAAACGCTGGATGATCTTAACATTACCCGCCTTGATGCTGCGCTTGATCTTGCCAGCGGCATTGCCAAGCAGAACAACTTTGGCGGCCTGTGGGATTCCTTCGCGGTGCGCGGGTTTGCCGGGGACGAAAACTTCCCGTCGGGCTTTCTGGTCAATGGCTTCAACGGTGGCCGTGGCTATGGCGGTCCGCGCGATGCTTCCAACATCGAAAAGATCGAAATCCTGAAAGGCCCCAACGGCGCTGTCTTTGGGCGCGGTGAACCGGGCGGCACGGTCAACATCACCACAAAGAAGGCGCGCACCGACGACACGTTCGGTTCGTTCGCCATTTCGGGTGGCAGCTTCAACAACTACCGCGTCGAAGCCGATTACAACCTTGCCATCAGCGATACGATTGCGTTGCGCGTAAACGGTGCGGCGCAGGATGGTGACAGCTTCCGCGATACCGTCCATTCGACCAAATACGTTGCTTCGCCGTCGATCCTGTTCAAGCCATCGAACAGCACCAGCCTGTCGTATGAAATGGAATTCGTCGACAACAAGGTGCCGTTTGATCGCGGTGTTCTGGCCGTCGGCGGCAAGCTTGGCGTCATTCCCAACTCGCGCTTTCTGGGCGAACCGGGCGATGGGCCGACCCGCGTTAACGTGCTGGGCCACCAGTTGCAGTTCCAGCAGAAGCTGGGTGGTGACTGGTACTTCCTCGCAGGTGCCGGGTATCGCGATACCAGCTTCACCGGCTTTGGTACGCAGGCTGAACTGGGTCTTGGCCGTCAGTCGCTGGACAACGATTTCACCAATCTGACCCGTCAGCGCATTTTCCGCGATTACAACACGACCAACACGTCGGTCCGTGCAGAAATTTCGGGCAAGGTCTATACCGGTCCGCTGACGCATCACGTTTTGCTGGGCGCCGACTGGGATCGTTTCCACATCGATACGCTGCAGCGGCGCTATCGTGGGCCGAACTATACGCCCGGCACGGCGCTGACTGCGGCCAACAACGCGATCAACATCTTCAATCCGGTCTATGGCCAGCGTCCCACGCCGACCGCCACGACGATCAACACTGACGAAGTGCAGAAGTCCTATGGCATCTACTTCCAGGATCAGGTTGATCTGACCGACAAGCTGAAGCTGCGCTTTGGTGGCCGTTTCGATCATTTCAATCAGGTGCTTGCAAACCGTGCCAACGGGATTGTTACCAACAGCACCAAGAAGCGCTTCAGCCCAACCGCAGGTGCGCTGTATCAGGTGACGGACGTCATCTCGATCTATGGTGGCTATGGTCAGGGCTTCCGCCCCAACAGCGGTGTCAACGCGGCGGGCACGCCCTTCGCGCCAGAATATAGCAAGTCCTACGAAGTGGGCATGCGCTTTGCTGCGCCGGGCGATGCCATCAGCGGCACCATCGCGGCCTACACGATGAAGAAAAACAACATCCTGACCGCAGACCCGGCCAATGCCGGTTTCTCGATCGCGGGTGGCGAAGCCAAGTCGAAGGGCATTGAAGCAGATTTCAACGCAAAGCTGCCGGGGGATATCTCGATCCTGGCAAACTATGCCTATACAGATGCTTTCTGGACGACGACTTCGGCGGACAAGGACTTCGGCTTCCTTATCCTGCCGGGTGACCGTCTTATCAATATCCCCAAGCATGCTGCCAATCTGATTGTCAGCAAGGGTTTCATGATCGGCGAAAACCGCTTCACCTTTGGCGGCGGCGTAAACTACGTGGGCAAGCGTCTGGGTGAAACCGCCTCGACCTTTGAACTGCCCGGTTATGTCACCGCCCGCCTGATGGCTAGCCTTGAACTGTCCGATGGGGTCAAGATTACGGGTGACGTGACCAACCTGTTCGACAAGCAGTTCTACGCAGCGTCGTATTCGCAATACTGGATCAATCCGGGGTCGCCGCGCGCGTTCACGGTAAAGGCCACGTTCTCGTTCTGA
- a CDS encoding PepSY-associated TM helix domain-containing protein, with amino-acid sequence MRRTGYLAWHRRLALVFAPLLLLQALTGAVLLFHQPLARWVNPAASRGPALPISAIVSGAQAHGGKVDRLFIPANAGDAAFAQLSLPGTIRYAAIDPASGVILREGGVLAFPLEAALQWHYRLMSGTGGLALVALGGVVLALMSGTGLAFWWPTKGRWAKSLTINPKMPARVRLRHWHRNGGVLASVMVLFSAITGILLSAPDIPAGWTAVTPPLPYRTTPAQIDAAIAVAQQQFPNAALRDIRFPRMDRIDINFYAHERNARAVHVVSVRLSQPEIVKSIPATQNDALWMKVLPLHAGDSFGMAGTVLLLIEALVLAGLAVTGPRMWWQNRKSRK; translated from the coding sequence ATGCGACGCACCGGCTATCTTGCATGGCACAGGCGGCTCGCACTGGTGTTTGCGCCGCTGCTGCTGTTGCAGGCGCTGACCGGTGCTGTCCTGTTGTTTCATCAACCGCTGGCACGCTGGGTCAATCCTGCGGCCTCACGCGGTCCAGCCTTGCCCATATCAGCCATCGTTTCAGGTGCGCAGGCTCATGGCGGCAAAGTGGACAGGTTGTTCATCCCTGCGAATGCAGGCGATGCAGCTTTTGCGCAACTTTCACTTCCCGGTACGATCCGTTACGCAGCCATCGATCCGGCCAGCGGGGTTATCCTGCGCGAAGGTGGAGTGCTTGCCTTTCCGCTCGAAGCTGCGCTGCAATGGCATTATCGGTTGATGAGCGGGACCGGCGGGCTGGCTCTGGTTGCGTTGGGCGGCGTGGTTCTGGCCCTCATGTCAGGGACGGGCCTTGCCTTCTGGTGGCCGACAAAGGGACGCTGGGCCAAATCGCTGACCATTAATCCGAAGATGCCTGCCCGCGTGCGGTTGCGGCACTGGCACCGCAATGGCGGCGTGCTGGCGTCCGTTATGGTGCTGTTCAGCGCCATTACCGGCATTCTTTTGTCCGCGCCCGACATTCCTGCCGGATGGACGGCGGTTACGCCTCCTTTGCCCTATCGCACCACACCTGCCCAGATCGATGCGGCTATTGCGGTGGCGCAGCAGCAATTTCCCAATGCAGCCTTGCGCGATATCCGTTTCCCCCGGATGGACCGCATCGACATCAATTTTTACGCGCATGAGCGCAATGCCCGCGCGGTGCATGTTGTCTCGGTTCGGCTGTCACAGCCCGAAATCGTCAAATCCATTCCCGCCACACAGAACGACGCGCTATGGATGAAAGTCCTTCCCCTCCATGCTGGCGACAGCTTCGGCATGGCGGGCACGGTCCTGCTGCTGATCGAAGCGCTGGTTCTGGCTGGGCTGGCGGTGACCGGGCCGAGGATGTGGTGGCAGAACAGAAAGTCTCGCAAATGA